In a genomic window of Vallitalea okinawensis:
- a CDS encoding Gfo/Idh/MocA family protein: MLGIGLIGCGAISNTHLKAIEDSINGKLVALCDIKEDKVKNLANQYKCKAYKNFNELVKDAKVDVIHICTPHYLHKEMIIEAIKAKKHVLCEKPIVMNMLDAEEIKNIGQENSKIAVCFQNRFNPTSMKIKDVIQAHTLGKLIGLKGYVTWYRDEKYYRESDWRGCFATEGGGVLINQSIHTLDLLQWFGGDIEWIKGNTSTRLLNEVIEVEDTADATIQFKNGTIGLFYATNCNVVNSPVELEVTFENGSLRMFNNSLYLIQKGEMKELIGDQVSGNAKSYWGKSHSILIDKFYQAIINNTEDYIHFDDGLTALKMIDGIYRSKGKEGIKL; this comes from the coding sequence ATGCTTGGTATTGGATTAATCGGATGTGGTGCTATATCAAACACACACCTAAAAGCTATAGAAGACAGTATTAATGGAAAGTTAGTAGCCTTATGTGATATTAAGGAAGATAAGGTGAAGAATCTAGCTAATCAATATAAGTGTAAAGCTTATAAAAACTTTAATGAGCTCGTTAAAGATGCTAAAGTTGATGTCATTCATATTTGTACACCTCATTACCTCCATAAAGAAATGATTATAGAAGCCATTAAGGCTAAGAAGCATGTCCTATGTGAGAAGCCTATTGTTATGAATATGCTGGATGCAGAGGAGATTAAGAATATTGGTCAAGAAAACAGTAAGATAGCTGTTTGTTTTCAAAATCGCTTTAATCCTACATCAATGAAAATAAAAGATGTTATTCAAGCACACACATTAGGAAAGTTGATTGGACTTAAAGGTTATGTTACTTGGTATCGCGATGAAAAATATTATAGGGAATCTGACTGGCGTGGCTGCTTTGCTACTGAAGGTGGAGGAGTATTGATTAATCAATCCATTCATACTTTGGATTTACTCCAATGGTTTGGTGGTGACATAGAATGGATAAAAGGTAATACATCAACAAGGTTGCTGAATGAGGTTATAGAGGTTGAAGATACTGCAGATGCCACAATTCAATTTAAGAATGGAACTATTGGCTTATTCTACGCCACTAATTGTAATGTGGTTAATAGCCCAGTAGAGTTAGAGGTTACTTTCGAAAATGGAAGTTTACGTATGTTTAATAACAGCCTTTACCTTATCCAAAAGGGTGAAATGAAAGAGCTCATTGGTGATCAAGTATCAGGAAATGCAAAATCCTATTGGGGTAAGAGTCACAGTATTTTAATTGACAAATTTTATCAAGCTATTATTAATAATACAGAGGATTATATACATTTTGATGATGGACTGACAGCTTTAAAAATGATAGATGGCATTTATCGGAGTAAAGGAAAAGAAGGCATAAAACTGTAA
- a CDS encoding sugar phosphate isomerase/epimerase family protein codes for MKIAAQLYTIRDYIQSKEDMDQSFTKIKAMGYDVVQMSGMGVVDDEKATYIKELAEKHGLEICVTHMSYDQLINDLDNVIKYHQMWNCKYVGIGSMPNELRSIEGYYTFIKEANQIGEKLASFDMKFVYHNHRFEYEKYDGKSGMEILLEGFNEHVQFLLDLYWVQAGGASPVAWINKLAGKLDIVHFKDMGVKDNENYFAEVGTGNLEWSAIIDACEKAGVKYAAVERDSGDVGAFETLALSRKYLKDQHSL; via the coding sequence ATGAAAATTGCTGCGCAACTGTATACGATTAGAGATTACATCCAATCAAAAGAAGATATGGACCAATCTTTTACAAAAATAAAAGCAATGGGTTATGATGTTGTTCAAATGTCTGGTATGGGTGTTGTCGATGATGAAAAGGCTACATACATTAAAGAATTAGCAGAAAAGCACGGTCTAGAAATATGTGTTACTCATATGAGTTACGATCAGCTGATTAACGATTTGGATAACGTTATAAAGTATCATCAAATGTGGAATTGCAAGTATGTTGGTATTGGTTCAATGCCTAATGAATTACGTAGCATAGAAGGTTACTATACGTTTATTAAAGAAGCCAATCAAATTGGTGAGAAATTAGCTTCTTTTGACATGAAGTTTGTCTATCATAATCACCGATTTGAATACGAGAAATATGATGGAAAATCAGGTATGGAAATACTTTTAGAAGGATTCAATGAGCATGTTCAATTTTTACTAGATTTATACTGGGTTCAAGCAGGTGGAGCGAGTCCAGTAGCTTGGATCAATAAATTAGCAGGAAAATTAGATATCGTTCACTTTAAAGATATGGGTGTTAAGGATAATGAAAACTATTTTGCTGAAGTGGGAACAGGTAATCTAGAATGGAGTGCTATCATAGATGCATGTGAAAAAGCTGGTGTTAAGTATGCTGCCGTAGAAAGAGATTCTGGCGATGTAGGTGCTTTTGAGACACTTGCATTAAGTAGAAAATACTTAAAAGACCAGCACAGTCTATAA
- a CDS encoding Gfo/Idh/MocA family protein — MDKVRIGVIGIGNMGSGHAKNIVAGKVTNGELVAICDIDQDKLDKAPEIYGENISLYTDVDEFLKDEKIDAVVVATPHYDHPPLAIKAMNAGKHVLIEKPAGVYTKQVEEMNDVANETDKVFAIMYNQRTRPAHIKLKELIDGDELGEIRRINWIITNWYRPQSYYNSGGWRATWAGEGGGTLINQNPHQLDLIQWLCGMPKRVRAFCAFGKMHDIEVEDDVTAYMEYENGATGVYITSTSDAPGTNRLEITGDRGKIVLEGNQLTFWRLRVSERQFNEEFKGGFGQPECWKCEIPIEESKDQEHIAILKNFVDAILNGKELIAPGIEGINGLTISNAMHLSTWLDDWVELPINGDLFYEHLQECIKTSKFQKKVEKPEVLNVDGTF; from the coding sequence ATGGATAAAGTAAGAATTGGTGTTATAGGAATTGGTAATATGGGTAGCGGTCATGCTAAAAACATTGTAGCTGGAAAAGTAACTAATGGTGAATTAGTAGCCATTTGTGATATCGATCAAGACAAGTTAGATAAGGCTCCAGAGATTTATGGAGAAAATATCAGTTTATATACGGATGTAGATGAGTTTTTGAAGGATGAGAAAATTGATGCAGTAGTAGTCGCTACGCCTCATTATGACCACCCTCCTTTAGCAATTAAAGCTATGAATGCAGGCAAGCATGTTCTTATTGAAAAGCCTGCTGGCGTTTATACAAAACAAGTTGAAGAAATGAATGATGTGGCTAATGAGACAGATAAAGTTTTTGCTATTATGTATAATCAGCGTACAAGACCAGCTCATATTAAATTAAAAGAATTAATTGATGGTGATGAATTAGGTGAAATTAGAAGAATAAACTGGATCATCACAAATTGGTACCGTCCACAAAGCTACTATAATTCAGGTGGTTGGCGTGCAACTTGGGCAGGAGAAGGTGGTGGAACTCTGATCAATCAAAATCCACATCAGTTGGATCTTATTCAATGGCTATGTGGTATGCCTAAACGTGTACGTGCTTTTTGTGCATTCGGTAAGATGCATGACATTGAAGTTGAAGATGACGTGACAGCTTATATGGAATATGAGAATGGCGCTACAGGTGTCTATATTACATCAACTTCTGATGCACCAGGTACGAATCGACTTGAGATTACTGGAGATAGAGGTAAAATTGTTTTAGAAGGTAATCAACTTACATTCTGGCGATTAAGAGTTTCTGAACGACAATTTAATGAAGAATTTAAAGGCGGATTTGGTCAACCTGAGTGTTGGAAGTGTGAGATTCCTATTGAAGAGTCTAAGGATCAAGAACATATAGCTATTTTGAAAAACTTCGTAGATGCTATACTAAATGGAAAAGAACTCATTGCACCAGGTATTGAAGGAATTAATGGATTAACTATTTCTAATGCTATGCATTTATCAACATGGTTAGATGATTGGGTTGAATTACCTATTAATGGAGATTTATTCTATGAGCATTTACAAGAATGTATTAAGACTTCCAAGTTTCAGAAAAAGGTTGAGAAACCTGAAGTACTTAACGTGGATGGTACATTCTAG
- a CDS encoding sugar phosphate isomerase/epimerase family protein, whose amino-acid sequence MAKFTLSAFADEIDENLKVQMNVLEKNNITYIEMRGVNGKNVSDLTIEEAKNIKKDMDERGFKLSSIGSPIGKISIVDDFEPHLEKFKHTLELSVILDAPYIRMFSFLIPEGDTPEEHRDEVMRRWNAFLDAAKKYDVTLLHENEKRIYGDTAERCLDLVETLKNDQMKLIFDPANFIQCGVETYPHAFNLLKEHIVYFHIKDALDDSGKVVPSGYGKGHIETILTIMKEANYEGFLSLEPHLGNFTGFAELEDVDIDETLENSGPAKFEVAANALKAILNRL is encoded by the coding sequence ATGGCTAAATTTACTTTATCAGCTTTTGCTGATGAAATCGATGAAAATTTAAAAGTTCAAATGAATGTTCTAGAAAAAAATAATATAACATATATCGAGATGCGTGGCGTGAATGGGAAAAACGTATCTGACTTAACCATTGAAGAAGCAAAGAACATCAAGAAAGACATGGATGAGAGAGGGTTTAAGTTATCTTCAATTGGTTCACCTATCGGAAAGATTAGTATTGTCGATGATTTTGAACCCCATTTGGAGAAATTTAAACATACATTAGAATTGTCAGTCATTCTAGATGCACCTTATATTAGAATGTTTAGTTTTTTAATTCCTGAAGGGGATACACCTGAGGAGCATAGAGATGAAGTCATGAGGAGATGGAATGCTTTTCTTGATGCAGCGAAGAAGTATGACGTTACTTTATTGCATGAGAATGAAAAAAGAATTTATGGTGATACTGCTGAGCGTTGCTTAGACCTGGTTGAAACCTTGAAGAATGATCAAATGAAGTTAATTTTTGATCCAGCCAACTTTATTCAATGCGGTGTTGAAACTTATCCTCATGCCTTTAATCTATTGAAAGAGCATATTGTTTATTTTCATATTAAAGATGCATTGGATGATAGTGGAAAAGTAGTTCCATCTGGTTATGGTAAAGGTCATATTGAAACTATTTTAACAATAATGAAAGAAGCTAATTATGAAGGGTTTTTATCCCTTGAACCTCACTTAGGTAATTTTACAGGATTTGCGGAACTTGAGGATGTTGATATTGATGAGACATTAGAAAACAGTGGTCCTGCTAAATTTGAAGTAGCAGCTAATGCTTTGAAAGCGATATTAAATCGATTATAG